A region of Scleropages formosus chromosome 2, fSclFor1.1, whole genome shotgun sequence DNA encodes the following proteins:
- the nrcama gene encoding neuronal cell adhesion molecule a isoform X5 produces MCPPAMERMGKHTLRGGVVLLFFLGHTITALEVPLDPKVLEELPQPPTITHQSPKDYIIDPRENIVIYCEAKGKPHPSFSWTRNGTHFDIDRDPKVIMKPSSGTLVIDISGEKAEAYEGIYQCMARNEHGTAVSNNIVIRQSRSPLWAKERNEPIIVQEGVSLVLPCRPPAGLPPPIIFWMDNNFQRLPQSSRVSQALNGDLYFSNVQMEDTRSDYICYARFPHTQTIQQKQPITVNVLNNSPAGERPPKLMVPHGTTSTAMVLRGEVLELECIAEGLPTPEITWRKESGELPSDRVSFLSFQKTLRISDVTEADAGGYRCTAMNRLGSMHHIITVTVEAAPYWISAPTNLILAPKETGVLICRASGNPKPTITWSMNGIPIENSPTDHNRKVEDDSIIFTHVQAGSSAVYQCNASNEFGYLLGNAFVNVLAEPPRMLTPPNKIYQVITNSPALLDCANFGSPIPKVTWFKDSQTSVLDGDPYVQHKNGTLEIHVAQKANSGKYTCVAMNSLGKTENSVHLEVKEPTRILKQPEYKVAQRNQNVVFECKVKHDPTLIPTMIWQKDNQELPDDERFVVDADSLTINDVTEVDAGTYTCIMNTTLDQDSASAMLTVVEATPTPAIVYEQPDPPTDLELTDPQQRSVQLTWVSGDDNNSPIQKFIIQYEDALHEQGVWHNLTEVPGTKSTAQLKLSPYVHYTFRVLALNEVGLSKPSSTSRQYKTDPAAPEENPSGVEAEGTERDNLVISWKPLTGLQSNGPGLQYKVMWRQKDVETDWNSVRVANVSKFVVSGTKTFVPYEVKVQAVNDYGSSPEPEAVLGYSGEDFPTAPPQGVKALVKNSSLAEVQWVPVPQPLVQGRLKGYTVYYWRERSLEAQDPHVEEQKNLTFSGNRTHGMLPGLQPYSLYSFNVRAVNGKGEGPPSSSQQFETPEGVPGNPEFVRVTNPTLDSLTVVWGPPKEPNGRLTGYTLRYQPISNTSELGPAVEKFFPANETTVTLLNLKNSTRYKFYINANTVMGSGATITEEGVTVIDEVLVHRPAVDMGKGYTELPHPISPITQSLRPPFRKVHPVGPAFGNVSSSVGEDGAVLSWEYWGADKNVYVEYTVENSKEDWKKESVNSSQTYHIKGLKPGTLYKVRVVAKDQSGKTVHSTEELLINVPAMASRQVDIATQGWFIGLMCAIALLILVLLIACFIKRNKGGKYPVKEKEDAHADPEIQPMKEDDGTFGEYSDTEDHKPLKGSRTPSNGTVKKDDSDDSLVDYGEGGDGQFNEDGSFIGQYSGRKERDTAEGNESSEAPSPVNAMNSFV; encoded by the exons ATGTGCCCTCCAGCGATGGAGAGGATGGGAAAACACACGCTACGTGGAGGCGTCGTGCTTCTTTTCTTCCTGGGCCACACGATCACGGCTCTGGAAGTACCCCTTGACC CTAAAGTTTTGGAAGAAT TGCCGCAGCCACCTACTATAACTCACCAGTCGCCAAAGGATTACATCATTGACCCGCGGGAGAACATCGTGATCTACTGTGAGGCCAAAGGGAAGCCCCACCCGAG CTTCTCATGGACCAGGAACGGAACGCACTTCGACATTGACCGGGACCCCAAGGTGATCATGAAGCCAAGCTCTGGGACCCTGGTCATTGACATCAGCGGGGAGAAGGCTGAAGCCTATGAAGGCATCTACCAGTGCATGGCTCGGAATGAGCACGGCACCGCGGTGTCCAACAACATCGTCATCCGCCAGTCCA GGTCCCCCTTGTGGGCAAAGGAGAGGAACGAGCCCATCATCGTGCAGGAAGGGGTATCTCTGGTCCTGCCCTGCAGACCCCCGGCTGGGCTCCCACCACCCATCATCTTCTGGATGGACAACA ATTTCCAGAGACTTCCACAGAGCAGTCGAGTTTCGCAGGCCTTGAACGGGGACCTGTACTTCTCCAATGTGCAGATGGAGGACACGCGCAGCGACTACATCTGCTACGCTCGGTTCCCCCACACCCAGACCATCCAACAAAAGCAGCCCATCACGGTTAATGTGCTGAACA ACAGTCCTGCCGGAGAGCGTCCCCCGAAATTAATGGTGCCGCATGGCACCACCAGCACAGCGATGGTCCTGAGGGGAGAGGTTCTGGAGCTCGAGTGCATCGCCGAGGgcct GCCAACCCCAGAAATCACCTGGAGGAAGGAGAGCGGAGAGCTACCCAGCGACCGGGTCTCCTTCCTCAGCTTCCAGAAGACACTGCGGATTTCCGACGTGACTGAAGCAGATGCTGGTGGCTACCGCTGCACAGCCATGAACCGCTTGGGCTCAATGCACCACATTATCACAGTCACAGTCGAAG CTGCTCCCTACTGGATCAGTGCACCCACGAATCTCATTCTGGCCCCCAAGGAGACGGGTGTTCTCATCTGCAGAGCCAGTGGGAACCCCAAGCCTACAATAACTTGGTCCATGAACGGCATTCCTATTGAGA ACTCACCCACAGACCACAACAGGAAGGTGGAAGACGACAGCATCATCTTTACACATGTTCAGGCTGGATCCAGCGCTGTTTACCAATGCAATGCCTCTAATGAATTTGGCTATCTGCTGGGCAACGCTTTTGTTAATGTACTAG CGGAGCCACCAAGGATGCTGACCCCACCAAACAAAATTTATCAGGTCATCACCAACAGTCCTGCCTTGCTGGACTGTGCAAACTTTGGGTCCCCTATCCCAAAGGTTACATG GTTCAAGGACAGCCAGACGAGTGTGCTTGACGGGGACCCCTACGTGCAGCACAAGAATGGTACGCTGGAGATCCATGTGGCTCAGAAGGCCAACAGCGGCAAGTACACTTGTGTGGCCATGAACTCCCTTGGCAAAACGGAGAACTCTGTCCACCTGGAGGTCAAAG AGCCCACCAGGATCCTCAAGCAACCTGAGTACAAGGTTGCCCAGAGGAACCAGAATGTGgtttttgagtgcaaggtgaaGCATGACCCCACACTCATTCCCACCATGATCTGGCAGAAAGACAACCAAGAGTTGCCGGACGATGAGAG GTTTGTGGTGGATGCGGACAGCCTGACCATCAATGACGTGACAGAGGTGGATGCGGGCACCTACACCTGCATTATGAACACAACCTTGGACCAGGACTCAGCCAGCGCCATGCTCACAGTCGTCG AGGCAACTCCGACTCCAGCTATTGTCTACG AACAACCGGATCCCCCAACAGACCTGGAGCTCACAGACCCACAGCAGAGGAGTGTCCAGCTAACCTGGGTCTCAGGAGACGATAACAACAGCCCCATCCAGA AATTCATCATCCAGTATGAGGATGCACTTCACGAACAAGGCGTTTGGCACAACCTGACCGAGGTCCCTGGGACAAAGTCCACGGCCCAGCTGAAACTCTCCCCTTATGTTCACTACACCTTTAGGGTACTGGCACTCAATGAGGTGGGCCTGAGCAAGCCCAGCTCCACATCCCGGCAGTACAAAACTGACCCGGCAG CTCCCGAGGAGAATCCTTCTGGAGTAGAGGCTGAAGGAACCGAACGTGACAACTTAGTGATATCGTGGAAG CCGCTGACCGGCCTGCAGTCCAATGGGCCGGGACTCCAGTACAAGGTCATGTGGAGGCAGAAGGATGTGGAAACGGACTGGAATTCCGTGAGGGTAGCCAACGTGTCCAAGTTCGTGGTGTCGGGCACGAAGACCTTTGTCCCGTACGAGGTGAAGGTGCAGGCGGTCAATGACTATGGGAGCAGTCCAGAACCAGAGGCGGTCCTTGGGTACTCAGGGGAAGACT TCCCTACAGCCCCCCCGCAGGGAGTGAAGGCCCTGGTGAAGAACAGCTCCTTGGCAGAGGTCCAGTGGGTGCCCGTCCCTCAGCCCTTGGTCCAGGGCCGTCTGAAGGGCTATACG GTCTACTACTGGAGGGAAAGGAGTCTCGAAGCACAAGACCCCCATGTGGAAGAACAGAAGAACCTGACCTTTAGTGGGAACAGGACCCATGGAATGCTCCCTGGACTGCAGCCCTACAGCCTCTACAGCTTCAACGTGAGGGCTGTCAACGGGAAGGGCGAGGGTCCACCAAGCTCCAGTCAGCAGTTTGAGACCCCTGAGGGAG TTCCTGGGAATCCCGAATTCGTCAGGGTCACAAACCCCACGCTGGACTCCCTGACCGTGGTGTGGGGGCCTCCCAAAGAGCCCAATGGTCGCTTGACGGGCTACACTCTCAGATACCAGCCGA tCAGTAACACAAGTGAGTTGGGCCCAGCGGTGGAGAAGTTCTTCCCAGCCAACGAAACTACTGTCACATTGCTCAACCTCAAAAACAGTACCCGCTATAAGTTTTATATCAATGCCAATACGGTCATGGGATCAGGAGCCACAATAACAGAGGAAGGAGTCACTGTTATAGACGAAG TCCTTGTGCATCGCCCTGCAGTAGATATGGGCAAAG GGTACACAGAGCTCCCTCATCCAATCTCCCCTATCACACAGTCTCTGCGTCCGCCATTCCGCAAGG TGCACCCGGTGGGTCCGGCGTTTGGAAACGTTAGCTCGTCCGTGGGAGAGGACGGAGCCGTTCTCAGTTGGGAGTACTGGGGCGCAGATAAGAATGTTTATGTTGAATACACTGTAGAAAATA GTAAAGAAGATTGGAAAAAAGAGTCTGTAAACAGCTCCCAGACTTACCACATTAAAGGCTTAAAACCCGGGACGTTGTATAAAGTGCGGGTCGTTGCTAAAGATCAGTCCGGCAAAACGGTTCACAGTACAGAAGAGCTTTTAATAAATGTTCCAG CCATGGCGAGTCGGCAGGTTGACATCGCCACGCAAGGCTGGTTCATCGGACTCATGTGCGCCATCGCCCTACTCATCCTAGTCTTGCTCATTGCCTGCTTCATCAAGAGGAACAAAGGCGGCAAGTACCCAG tgaaagagaaggaagaCGCCCATGCGGATCCCGAAATCCAGCCAATGAAGGAGGATGACGGGACATTTGGGGAATACAG TGACACCGAGGACCATAAACCTCTGAAAGGGAGCCGCACTCCTTCCAACGGCACGGTAAAGAAAGACGACAGCGACGACAGTCTGGTCGACTACGGCGAAGGCGGGGACGGCCAGTTCAACGAGGACGGCTCCTTCATCGGCCAGTACAGcgggaggaaggagagggacACGGCCGAGGGCAACGAGAGCTCGGAGGCGCCCTCCCCCGTCAACGCCATGAACTCCTTCGTGTAA
- the nrcama gene encoding neuronal cell adhesion molecule a isoform X10 — MCPPAMERMGKHTLRGGVVLLFFLGHTITALEVPLDPKVLEELPQPPTITHQSPKDYIIDPRENIVIYCEAKGKPHPSFSWTRNGTHFDIDRDPKVIMKPSSGTLVIDISGEKAEAYEGIYQCMARNEHGTAVSNNIVIRQSRSPLWAKERNEPIIVQEGVSLVLPCRPPAGLPPPIIFWMDNNFQRLPQSSRVSQALNGDLYFSNVQMEDTRSDYICYARFPHTQTIQQKQPITVNVLNNSPAGERPPKLMVPHGTTSTAMVLRGEVLELECIAEGLPTPEITWRKESGELPSDRVSFLSFQKTLRISDVTEADAGGYRCTAMNRLGSMHHIITVTVEAAPYWISAPTNLILAPKETGVLICRASGNPKPTITWSMNGIPIENSPTDHNRKVEDDSIIFTHVQAGSSAVYQCNASNEFGYLLGNAFVNVLAEPPRMLTPPNKIYQVITNSPALLDCANFGSPIPKVTWFKDSQTSVLDGDPYVQHKNGTLEIHVAQKANSGKYTCVAMNSLGKTENSVHLEVKEPTRILKQPEYKVAQRNQNVVFECKVKHDPTLIPTMIWQKDNQELPDDERFVVDADSLTINDVTEVDAGTYTCIMNTTLDQDSASAMLTVVEATPTPAIVYEQPDPPTDLELTDPQQRSVQLTWVSGDDNNSPIQKFIIQYEDALHEQGVWHNLTEVPGTKSTAQLKLSPYVHYTFRVLALNEVGLSKPSSTSRQYKTDPAAPEENPSGVEAEGTERDNLVISWKPLTGLQSNGPGLQYKVMWRQKDVETDWNSVRVANVSKFVVSGTKTFVPYEVKVQAVNDYGSSPEPEAVLGYSGEDFPTAPPQGVKALVKNSSLAEVQWVPVPQPLVQGRLKGYTVYYWRERSLEAQDPHVEEQKNLTFSGNRTHGMLPGLQPYSLYSFNVRAVNGKGEGPPSSSQQFETPEGVPGNPEFVRVTNPTLDSLTVVWGPPKEPNGRLTGYTLRYQPISNTSELGPAVEKFFPANETTVTLLNLKNSTRYKFYINANTVMGSGATITEEGVTVIDEVLVHRPAVDMGKVHPVGPAFGNVSSSVGEDGAVLSWEYWGADKNVYVEYTVENSKEDWKKESVNSSQTYHIKGLKPGTLYKVRVVAKDQSGKTVHSTEELLINVPAMASRQVDIATQGWFIGLMCAIALLILVLLIACFIKRNKGGKYPVKEKEDAHADPEIQPMKEDDGTFGEYSDTEDHKPLKGSRTPSNGTVKKDDSDDSLVDYGEGGDGQFNEDGSFIGQYSGRKERDTAEGNESSEAPSPVNAMNSFV; from the exons ATGTGCCCTCCAGCGATGGAGAGGATGGGAAAACACACGCTACGTGGAGGCGTCGTGCTTCTTTTCTTCCTGGGCCACACGATCACGGCTCTGGAAGTACCCCTTGACC CTAAAGTTTTGGAAGAAT TGCCGCAGCCACCTACTATAACTCACCAGTCGCCAAAGGATTACATCATTGACCCGCGGGAGAACATCGTGATCTACTGTGAGGCCAAAGGGAAGCCCCACCCGAG CTTCTCATGGACCAGGAACGGAACGCACTTCGACATTGACCGGGACCCCAAGGTGATCATGAAGCCAAGCTCTGGGACCCTGGTCATTGACATCAGCGGGGAGAAGGCTGAAGCCTATGAAGGCATCTACCAGTGCATGGCTCGGAATGAGCACGGCACCGCGGTGTCCAACAACATCGTCATCCGCCAGTCCA GGTCCCCCTTGTGGGCAAAGGAGAGGAACGAGCCCATCATCGTGCAGGAAGGGGTATCTCTGGTCCTGCCCTGCAGACCCCCGGCTGGGCTCCCACCACCCATCATCTTCTGGATGGACAACA ATTTCCAGAGACTTCCACAGAGCAGTCGAGTTTCGCAGGCCTTGAACGGGGACCTGTACTTCTCCAATGTGCAGATGGAGGACACGCGCAGCGACTACATCTGCTACGCTCGGTTCCCCCACACCCAGACCATCCAACAAAAGCAGCCCATCACGGTTAATGTGCTGAACA ACAGTCCTGCCGGAGAGCGTCCCCCGAAATTAATGGTGCCGCATGGCACCACCAGCACAGCGATGGTCCTGAGGGGAGAGGTTCTGGAGCTCGAGTGCATCGCCGAGGgcct GCCAACCCCAGAAATCACCTGGAGGAAGGAGAGCGGAGAGCTACCCAGCGACCGGGTCTCCTTCCTCAGCTTCCAGAAGACACTGCGGATTTCCGACGTGACTGAAGCAGATGCTGGTGGCTACCGCTGCACAGCCATGAACCGCTTGGGCTCAATGCACCACATTATCACAGTCACAGTCGAAG CTGCTCCCTACTGGATCAGTGCACCCACGAATCTCATTCTGGCCCCCAAGGAGACGGGTGTTCTCATCTGCAGAGCCAGTGGGAACCCCAAGCCTACAATAACTTGGTCCATGAACGGCATTCCTATTGAGA ACTCACCCACAGACCACAACAGGAAGGTGGAAGACGACAGCATCATCTTTACACATGTTCAGGCTGGATCCAGCGCTGTTTACCAATGCAATGCCTCTAATGAATTTGGCTATCTGCTGGGCAACGCTTTTGTTAATGTACTAG CGGAGCCACCAAGGATGCTGACCCCACCAAACAAAATTTATCAGGTCATCACCAACAGTCCTGCCTTGCTGGACTGTGCAAACTTTGGGTCCCCTATCCCAAAGGTTACATG GTTCAAGGACAGCCAGACGAGTGTGCTTGACGGGGACCCCTACGTGCAGCACAAGAATGGTACGCTGGAGATCCATGTGGCTCAGAAGGCCAACAGCGGCAAGTACACTTGTGTGGCCATGAACTCCCTTGGCAAAACGGAGAACTCTGTCCACCTGGAGGTCAAAG AGCCCACCAGGATCCTCAAGCAACCTGAGTACAAGGTTGCCCAGAGGAACCAGAATGTGgtttttgagtgcaaggtgaaGCATGACCCCACACTCATTCCCACCATGATCTGGCAGAAAGACAACCAAGAGTTGCCGGACGATGAGAG GTTTGTGGTGGATGCGGACAGCCTGACCATCAATGACGTGACAGAGGTGGATGCGGGCACCTACACCTGCATTATGAACACAACCTTGGACCAGGACTCAGCCAGCGCCATGCTCACAGTCGTCG AGGCAACTCCGACTCCAGCTATTGTCTACG AACAACCGGATCCCCCAACAGACCTGGAGCTCACAGACCCACAGCAGAGGAGTGTCCAGCTAACCTGGGTCTCAGGAGACGATAACAACAGCCCCATCCAGA AATTCATCATCCAGTATGAGGATGCACTTCACGAACAAGGCGTTTGGCACAACCTGACCGAGGTCCCTGGGACAAAGTCCACGGCCCAGCTGAAACTCTCCCCTTATGTTCACTACACCTTTAGGGTACTGGCACTCAATGAGGTGGGCCTGAGCAAGCCCAGCTCCACATCCCGGCAGTACAAAACTGACCCGGCAG CTCCCGAGGAGAATCCTTCTGGAGTAGAGGCTGAAGGAACCGAACGTGACAACTTAGTGATATCGTGGAAG CCGCTGACCGGCCTGCAGTCCAATGGGCCGGGACTCCAGTACAAGGTCATGTGGAGGCAGAAGGATGTGGAAACGGACTGGAATTCCGTGAGGGTAGCCAACGTGTCCAAGTTCGTGGTGTCGGGCACGAAGACCTTTGTCCCGTACGAGGTGAAGGTGCAGGCGGTCAATGACTATGGGAGCAGTCCAGAACCAGAGGCGGTCCTTGGGTACTCAGGGGAAGACT TCCCTACAGCCCCCCCGCAGGGAGTGAAGGCCCTGGTGAAGAACAGCTCCTTGGCAGAGGTCCAGTGGGTGCCCGTCCCTCAGCCCTTGGTCCAGGGCCGTCTGAAGGGCTATACG GTCTACTACTGGAGGGAAAGGAGTCTCGAAGCACAAGACCCCCATGTGGAAGAACAGAAGAACCTGACCTTTAGTGGGAACAGGACCCATGGAATGCTCCCTGGACTGCAGCCCTACAGCCTCTACAGCTTCAACGTGAGGGCTGTCAACGGGAAGGGCGAGGGTCCACCAAGCTCCAGTCAGCAGTTTGAGACCCCTGAGGGAG TTCCTGGGAATCCCGAATTCGTCAGGGTCACAAACCCCACGCTGGACTCCCTGACCGTGGTGTGGGGGCCTCCCAAAGAGCCCAATGGTCGCTTGACGGGCTACACTCTCAGATACCAGCCGA tCAGTAACACAAGTGAGTTGGGCCCAGCGGTGGAGAAGTTCTTCCCAGCCAACGAAACTACTGTCACATTGCTCAACCTCAAAAACAGTACCCGCTATAAGTTTTATATCAATGCCAATACGGTCATGGGATCAGGAGCCACAATAACAGAGGAAGGAGTCACTGTTATAGACGAAG TCCTTGTGCATCGCCCTGCAGTAGATATGGGCAAAG TGCACCCGGTGGGTCCGGCGTTTGGAAACGTTAGCTCGTCCGTGGGAGAGGACGGAGCCGTTCTCAGTTGGGAGTACTGGGGCGCAGATAAGAATGTTTATGTTGAATACACTGTAGAAAATA GTAAAGAAGATTGGAAAAAAGAGTCTGTAAACAGCTCCCAGACTTACCACATTAAAGGCTTAAAACCCGGGACGTTGTATAAAGTGCGGGTCGTTGCTAAAGATCAGTCCGGCAAAACGGTTCACAGTACAGAAGAGCTTTTAATAAATGTTCCAG CCATGGCGAGTCGGCAGGTTGACATCGCCACGCAAGGCTGGTTCATCGGACTCATGTGCGCCATCGCCCTACTCATCCTAGTCTTGCTCATTGCCTGCTTCATCAAGAGGAACAAAGGCGGCAAGTACCCAG tgaaagagaaggaagaCGCCCATGCGGATCCCGAAATCCAGCCAATGAAGGAGGATGACGGGACATTTGGGGAATACAG TGACACCGAGGACCATAAACCTCTGAAAGGGAGCCGCACTCCTTCCAACGGCACGGTAAAGAAAGACGACAGCGACGACAGTCTGGTCGACTACGGCGAAGGCGGGGACGGCCAGTTCAACGAGGACGGCTCCTTCATCGGCCAGTACAGcgggaggaaggagagggacACGGCCGAGGGCAACGAGAGCTCGGAGGCGCCCTCCCCCGTCAACGCCATGAACTCCTTCGTGTAA